The window AAACAAGGGTGTAGATAAGGTCTGTATGGGAGAACGAGTCAAAGAGAAGAGTGGAAGGATTGATGCTACcctgtaaacaaaaatattgtagtATTTTGGGAAGGGTGGTTATTCAGAAGCTTGACAGCCATTCTGGTTCTGTGACAGAGCTGGGCAGCAGTGGTGGTTTGAAATCAGCTGCAGTCAGGCTAGTCCGGTCTGAAGATGGGGATCTTAGGTAGGAACTCTATTAGGATAACCTGCAGGTGATAAGAGAAAAAGCTGTTGGTGGTGTGTCAGGGTTGGATGTTAAAAGAGTATCTACTGTGAGACGACAGCGGTTTTTCAAGTGGTATGGTGATAATATTTCTACCAAAGTATCTCAGTTCATATTGGGTCACTAAAGGCAATACTGCAAATCAATGCTGCAGGACTTCTTTATGGCACCATCAGTTTCACAGAAATTCTGCATTAATACCGTGAAGTACCTTGGTTTTTCAAGTATTCAATTCACTGGGTTATCCATGAACAGACATTGCCATCTGGTTACGTTATCTATGTACAGTTTCTCAACCGAATAATCACAAAATGTACAATGTCGCAAAATACATGGTTATCGGGTTATGATATCATTCATACCATAATAAAGGATTTATCACCCACCCCCTATGGTGTGTGGGTCAGCAGGGGTGAGggaaaacatttacttttaagTCCATGCAATCAACATCAGCACTGTGTGAAAGAAGACAGCCTCTTCGTTAATTTTAAATGAGACTACTATGCTGATGCTGCGGGAGCCCTGACGCAGAGggttcaagcaaaaaaaaaaaaataaataaaaaaagaacaaaacaaaaagcagcaaaaagctGAACCTGACTCAACTCTTGCTACAATACAATGTCCCTTCATCTGGCTGTGTATTGTTGAGCAATCAAACACGTGCCAGCGCACAATCCAGGAAGGTTACTATGTTACATGAATTCTGTAATTCTACTGTTGGCTAATGTCTACCTGGGGATTGTTGCGACTGAAGATAAAATGAATGCAACTGcgatatattttctgttgtaaaatCTTTCCTCATTGCATCACACACCACTGTGCAGTATTTTGGTGTCTGAAAAGCCTTTTTAAACATAGTGCTGTTTCTGTCCCGAATGCTCTGTATTACTGCTTTTCATCAAGTATTTTGGGATGGTtgcgacaaaaaaaaaatgtacagaagcCAAACAATAACCACAGCAGATACTTACATATTCCATCATGTTGTTGGTTTCACACTTCCTTTTGCTTAGTCTCCAATGCAAACACAACTGCAGACAGAATGCAACAGTGATCagagaatgtgtatgtgtgtgtgtgtgtatatatatatatatatatatatatatatatatatatatatatatatatataatatatataacatgCCTTAACATGGTACACTACTAATACACAGATGTCGTTATGTGTCTTCTCTACTCACCTTGTGGTAAAGTCTGCTGTTCTCCCACTCCAGGAGCTTCTCTATAGATCTTCTTGTCTGGAAAGCACCAGTGACATCAAATAacattgttttcatcaaaacatTCGTCCTTTTCCTGAATCCTTAGTTCATTTGTATTCACTGTGATGTTGTTGCCAGTGCAAAAGAAGTTGGGTGTGATGTTTAAACATTACGATCATGTGAGTGAGGGACAGTGTAGGTGGATCTCTCACCCTCTTACTGAGGCAGATGACAGGCCACAAACTAAAGCCCAAcgtgcaacagcagcagaggcagccaCACAGGAGCCACCGCACGTTCACTGGCAGTGTTTTCCTCAGGCAGCTGTTAACACGGTTGATACTGGCTTTGAATTCCTCCGGTGCCACCTTAGGGAAGCACATTTCCATGGTATAGTTAAGAAAGTAACATTTAATGCCCTTATATGGCAGGTTTATGTAGAGTTCTGCTCTCTTTTCCCAGCCACAGAAATGTAGTTTGTGTTTCGTATTGGCGATGAGATAAATGGTTACCGTTtgatcaaaaggaaaaaataaaaaaaataaaaaagcagccCTTTGAAGAGAGCtagaaattaatgtaaaaataataaaattatgtatATGTTGGCTGGCGGATGCAACTGAATGTAAATCTTGAAGTGGAGAAAATGTGAGGATGTGACTGTGTCATAGTTAATATGTACTGATGAATAACAACAAGACACTCACCTTCCCTGTAAGTGCTGAAGGAAATTCTGACTCAAATTTGTTACTAAGCCCAAACCTGTaggggagagggaaaaaaagtagaCTGTCATGCATAAGtataaacacactgtatttgGATAACTGGcttgaataaacaaacatttgccaTGTGGCATGAAGTCTATCACATGTGCTATTCACTCTTGTGGGGTAATATTTTACTTCAGTTAGccaaaagtaaaactactgaGCCCAGCAGGTATAATtcaattattattgtttaaatttaatacaCATCAGGATATATGTACCATCTCATCTTTAAGGGAGCCATATAAAAgacatattattataatatcatcatcatcaaaacagaaTCCATCTgatatttcatataaaatatttaagtgATTTAAAATATGATACAGAGTTGTGTTAAACACCCCAAACCCCAAGTATATCCACGTATCTTAGTTCTAAACCTAACTAAAACTGCATTATACAGAAGAAGCCCATTTAGATCGCCCACGATTTAATACATATCACTATGTATTTTGGGTTTGGGCATCACACAGCCACGCGTTTGGGTCAGGCATCCATGATTACCAACAAGAGTAACAAAGGAGTCCTGAGATCCAATGTAGTATTAAAACTGTGTGAGAAAGAGTGGGGAGGGGGATAAATGTGATAACTTTAAAGTGATAGGGAATGAACTCAGTAGTTTGGACctaaatctaaaataaaacaaagacgcTAACTTGCAGCTGACACTGTGGGTGCTCCTCCCTACCTGACTGGACAAAACACAACATCCAGTGACTTCAGTTCCTATTGCTAAAACAACTTAATGTTAATATTCTGCTGGAAACAGTTAAacgtttatttttttaaagttaaaaaaaaaaaaaaaaaaaattatttagagtaaaaaaaaaaaacttgcttaTTTCTGCTACTTAGCTGTAAAAATCATTGTAAAAAGAGTGAAGGGTAGGAAGAAACTGGGGCTAAATTGGTTAACTGTCAGCCCAATCATCTCTATACAAGTTCCTCAAACCATGTGATTAGATCAGGTATCACCACTTTCCAAAATGACTCATAGGGGTGTCACATCTGAAAGCACTCATGTAagcagacaacatatttgtcaGTGCCTTCTCAACCATTTCTAAtccctgttaaaaaaaaaaaagtcataggACTACAGAACAAACATTTTGTCgaaaaatgctaacatttgctaattccTGCTTCTCGACAGTTTTATATCACAatacactgaatatctttgagatTTGGACCGTGAGTCGCAGAAAACACGACACTTTTTAAGTTTTCACCTtggaagcattttttttcactatttttgatCGCTAGCCTGACGATTAATCGCAAAATAACCGGCAGGCGatatgataatgaaaattattgttagttgcagtcttTGACGAGTCTGATCGTGTGTTCAAGTCCTGAAATAGTGGCACCAGTAACGGGGACAGACTGTCTTGACAGGACAAGACCTAACAAAACCGCATTTGAAATGATCAAAGGTAAATATTCTTTAGGTCACGTACTTCAGCTAAAACGAAAGCTAAATCTAATCAGCCACTCCTCGCCTGCTCGCAGAGTTAGCCcgctgctagctgtagctagCTGGCTACGGTAGGTCACCGGCGGCGGCTAGCTCAGCTAGCAGCCGGCTAACCACGGAGCCCGCGGCTGCCGATCGCTTCACGGTAGCGGTGAGCTCCTCTCGCGCTGCCCGTGAGCCCCGGCGGTTGCTTACACAGTGACGTGGCCGGATCCTCGCACCACCACCGGGTCCGGAGCGTACTTGAGGAGCTGCTCCTCCGCGGCCCtgtcctcgtcctcctcttcctcctcctcctcttcgtaAATCTCATCAAAGTCCTCCATCATCGCACGACTCGGCCTCGCGCTTCCCGGGAGCGACACCGGGAGAGACACGGTGCCGACGGAGAGCGAGACCTTACCGAGAGAACGGTGCAAAGAGAACCGCGAAGACAAGCGCAGGAAAATAGCAAGCCGTCCCGGAGACGATTCAGTTCACATCGTTCAGTAAGCTCcgaaacaaaacatcaacatccGCCGCAATAACCGCACGACACCGGAAGGGGGACAGACGTGCTGACGTCTGAttaattgttcatttattcatttattcatttatttacaatcACGCAATTTACGGTAGAATGAGTTTGTAACATGCAGAACTCGCCGTGGTTTTTCACTTATGTGAGAAAACCTGTTGTTTCAGTTCTTTCACTGCAGCAGGTATGATAAGGACTGCCTGACTAATTATATCATAAACATCATCAAATCATATATTTGTAAACATAAATAGCCTGACAACAAACCCTTTTctcccctgttttttttattggaacaaaaaactacatttttgctaacaatgaagacagaaaatctgtcaaaaatatAGAGTCCCTGTGGctcatttgtgtcatttgtgtgcttgtggtgtttttaaatttaaatcatgtCCTTCCCCTGGCTTTCATAATCTCTGGTGCCtgtttgttatttattcatcttaCTCTATACGCTAGTGTACACTTGTGTCAACTCGTTCCGTAATTTTACATAAAGTTTGGTTATgttggaaaaatgacaaaacaaaggaCATCTTAAattaaaagagaagaagaaaactaaACTGGACACACTGTAGCAAGACTATAggttctttaatattttaataacttcAATGTCGCtagttgtttttgtatttgtttcatCTCAAATCAAGTCGCAGTGAACTAAAAGTTTTCTAGAGATATGTGTATTTGCGCGATGGGGACAACGTTCAGATCCAAAAAGcaataacatgtaaaaatactcaacgACAAGTTTCAAAACTTCTGCATTCAAAGTTTTACTTCAATAAAAGTGCAGAGGTGTTGAAGTACAATCGACAATGTGTATCTAGTATCAAAACTAGTATTTATTATAAAGAGGGTTATGATAGTttattatattactggattataatTACTGATTAATTAACAAGTAGGCAGAAtttcaatgttgtttttaaacgCGGAGCCAATTTTACCTACTTTAAAAAAACTACTGGGCTGTTTAATCAGTGGGTTATATTCTGCAAATGATTTTATCTTCTGCATGTGAAATCTTTAAgaataaagcaaatgaaataaatattatatttaggACAGTCAATTATAAAAACCTCGATACCCCTGTACCTAATTTCAGTCTTTGAGTACAAATATTAAGTTACTTCCCATCATTACTTCTATTCCATGCAGCCCCTGATGTAGTTGGATTGGAGACTGCGATGAATAATATGGCATAAAATTATCAAATGAATTGCAGTAAAAATGGTGCTACTACGACAACTACTAcaactaatactaataatactactaataaaaataataagccGGAAGTTGAGCAAAATCCCCTTCAAAATACGACACGAGCGTTGACAAGAAGTTACATTTAGTCATCCTCTTTATCCGAAAGCTATGGATATCCGAATTTCGCAGTTCTGACTCACATACATCTCATATGTGTGGTTGCTTTAATTCATGCACGCAGGTAAAGGTAACTTTCAGTCAAAAAATGTGCCACCGGTCGTCAATACGCGTTTTATTTCGAAAGGTCTGAccagaagttgtttttttgtaacacCCAAGCCAGTCTGATGCTACACACACTTCTGAAAGAGGCGACTGCTCAGCTGTCGTGTACGTGCTGCCgtctaaaaatattaaatctttGAATGTGAAATTGAATGTATCCCTTGAGCTCGAGAGCTGCACCGGCCCGAGAGGTTTACAGTAGACATCGTCTGGATAAGACAGTACTTCCTGTCTGAGAAGCGTGGAGACGACTGGACCACGGTGGGTTTGGTGAATTGTTTCGTAGACTTTTGCTTTAGTTTATTAGGTGTGGATGACCGGCGTTATTTTGGGACAATGACACGAACGGATTACTTTAAAATGATCTCACAAGTTTTCAAGGACGCTGTTCCTGTCATCACCAGCGGGATTTTCACAGTGGCCCTTttatcatgtgttttgtttggtaTCCAAACATACTTCAACTTGACCCCGGGGGTCTTCAGCGTTGGTgccactgtttttcaaaaaggacACATCCACAGGCTTTTCGCGCACCCTTTTTATCACAAAACCTTTGCTCAGCTTCTCCTGAACATCGCAGCCCTGGTGCTTCTCAGTGGCAGCTTGGAGAAAGGTGTCGGCACGGTCCGTTTCCTGTTCTCGTTCCTCCTGCTGTCCACCACCACAGGCTTGTTTTACAGCTTCCTGGACCTTCTGCAGGATGACAGCGGCCAGGGCCACACCGAGGGGCTGGTTCCTGTGGCCCTGGCCTGTGTTGCTCTGACCACCATGCACACAAAGATGACTAAAGGATTCCTGTGTGGAGTCAGTTTCCCCACCATGGCACTCCCTTGGGTGTTACTCATAATCACCACTGCCCTCATTCCTCACTCTGTGCTCCCCTGTAATGTCATTGCCATCCTGATGGGGTGGATGTATGGGAGAGGATGGTTCTCTCTTCTGGACGTGTCCGAGGCCAGGGCTGGCGTTTTGGAGAAGACGATGCCTTTCAGGTTGCTGAGGAGCATCGACGGTGTTAAGTTTGTCCCTGCTtccacagaggagaggaggaagacccTGCTTCCACAAATCAATCCAACGCCTGGGTCTTACCCGGTCCAGGCTTATGCTCCATTATCCAGCATTAACACTGCTGATGCCACAGCCGTGATGTACGAAGGCTGGCCGAACTCAACCAGTGCTCTGTCTGGTCCTACAACACCTCTCCATGCTCATGGACATGGGTCAACACATAGCTTTGGGTTAAGTCATAGCCACAGCTGCAACCACAACCACCATGCTCATAGTAGTGGTCAGCTTTAGTTAAGCTAATTTACTTGATTGCTATACAACAATACCTATATGCAGATAAGCCATATTCTATTAATACTGCTTTAGTTTCCACTCCTAAACCACAGAAAGCGATGGTACACCTGCCGCATCGCTTGTCATTGAATTGTGTGGACTACAATGTCAAATACGtgggagagaaacaaactggCAACTGACAAGATGTTTTCAGGCCTCTGTTTGCCGAGTCTACCTTCTCGAATAATCAAGTAACATTTCTctgaatgtttaaatgttacAGGTGACTTTTGTACATAAGTTTAAATTTTACAGtcttttgtaatatttgtttcGTATTTctacaaataaatatgtataaagCTTAACTAAAAACATTGTGTCCAGATCAAAACTCAAATTTACATTTGTTAAACCCTAACTGTTGCAGAATGGTAATTTTTGGGCACTTCCTGTCCTGTATTTACACCCGGTTCAGGATAAAGTGGTGAGTATCCACACACTGGAAAACTTTATTtgactggggggaaaaaaaggaacgTTTCAACCCTACCAGGTCTTTATCAGCTTTAACACAGGACAGAGTATAACAGTATATGGACACAAAACTGATTGCATCCTGCTGATGTCATGGTCAAgtatcaaacaaaaaatatgtaacacTTACAATACAACCAAAAGCCTGTATCTGTTCTGCGTGGTGAGGTCATGTTATGCTGTAGTGctcttttcaaaaatattttttaaatgtattgataaTGTATCTCCTGGGTCTTGTTGTGTAGTTTGTGTCACTCGGCCATGATGTTAGCAAGATATCTTACTGGCCATTTGCCTGATGAAGACAACTGACTTTTCTTCTCctataaaaaggtttttgagagctttcatcatattttttctcctcaaacCTTAAttgttaacatgttttattcagttctCAGCTTTTCAACTATAAATCTAGTTGGTATACATGCCCCTAAACCAATGCTTTTATTAAAGACTAACAACATTTCAACAAACTATCACTTGCTTGTGAACAAACTATCTTGAGTGTAACAAGTTGCCCTCTAATAGCAGTAAAATGTAGCTTCAATATtgttttttggttctgtttacattttttgctaGTGAAGATGAAAGAGGTACACTAAATTCAAATCAGTGCCaaggcacagagagaaacagtttTAGTCCTAAAGCAGTTTGGTTTAATTGACTCACTCACAAATAC is drawn from Xiphias gladius isolate SHS-SW01 ecotype Sanya breed wild chromosome 15, ASM1685928v1, whole genome shotgun sequence and contains these coding sequences:
- the chic2 gene encoding cysteine-rich hydrophobic domain-containing protein 2, whose translation is MMEDFDEIYEEEEEEEEDEDRAAEEQLLKYAPDPVVVRGSGHVTVFGLSNKFESEFPSALTGKVAPEEFKASINRVNSCLRKTLPVNVRWLLCGCLCCCCTLGFSLWPVICLSKRTRRSIEKLLEWENSRLYHKLCLHWRLSKRKCETNNMMEYVILIEFLPKIPIFRPD
- the rhbdd2 gene encoding rhomboid domain-containing protein 2, producing MTRTDYFKMISQVFKDAVPVITSGIFTVALLSCVLFGIQTYFNLTPGVFSVGATVFQKGHIHRLFAHPFYHKTFAQLLLNIAALVLLSGSLEKGVGTVRFLFSFLLLSTTTGLFYSFLDLLQDDSGQGHTEGLVPVALACVALTTMHTKMTKGFLCGVSFPTMALPWVLLIITTALIPHSVLPCNVIAILMGWMYGRGWFSLLDVSEARAGVLEKTMPFRLLRSIDGVKFVPASTEERRKTLLPQINPTPGSYPVQAYAPLSSINTADATAVMYEGWPNSTSALSGPTTPLHAHGHGSTHSFGLSHSHSCNHNHHAHSSGQL